A region of Vitis riparia cultivar Riparia Gloire de Montpellier isolate 1030 chromosome 12, EGFV_Vit.rip_1.0, whole genome shotgun sequence DNA encodes the following proteins:
- the LOC117926494 gene encoding protein ACTIVITY OF BC1 COMPLEX KINASE 7, chloroplastic-like yields MAAILASHSCYCRNVELMNQGRAVENLGFSSPISSQNFSKFERPTCHLPMADKSFRFQVEMRKSESPVSLGINGQATKMVPTSEIVKNRTPPTKKVEIVNGSSRVVNRASTVKRDTASALVKAPKIKESRDVPPMEELKVLPSDEGFSWANENYNSWQRSIDVWSFVISLRLRILLDNAKWAYLGGFTEDKQKNRRRKTASWLRDRVLQLGPTFIKFGQLSSTRSDLFPREFVDELAKLQDRVPAFSSKKARDLIESELGASIEILFKEFEDQPIAAASLGQVHRAVLHNGEKVVVKVQRPGLKKLFDIDLRNLKLIAEYFQRSETFSGATRDWIGIYEECATLLYQEIDYMNEGKNADRFRRDFRNVKWVRVPLVFWDYTATKVLTLENVPGIKINQRDMLDAQGFDRSRISSHAIEAYLIQILKMGFFHADPHPGNLAIDVDETIIYYDFGMMGEIKSFTQERLLELFYAIYEKDAKKVMQSLTDLEALQPTGDMSSVRRSVQFFLDNLLSQRPDQPQTLAAIGEDLFAIATDQPIRFPSTITFVLKAFSTLEGIGYSLDPDFSFVKIAAPYAQELLDIRQQQRTGPQLVQEIKKQADDARTYTMSMPYSIQRIEEFVKQLESGDLKLRVRVLESERAARKATILQMATMYTVLGGTLLSLGVTLSNQGSQVIANGSYVGAGVFLVLFIRSMQRVKRLDIFEKMI; encoded by the exons ATGGCGGCAATACTGGCTTCACACAGCTGCTATTGCCGCAATGTGGAGTTGATGAATCAAGGAAGAGCAGTAGAGAATCTCGGTTTCTCAAGCCCAATTTCTTCTCAGAACTTCTCAAAGTTCGAGAGGCCAACATGTCATCTGCCTATGGCTGATAAATCCTTTAGATTTCAAGTAGAGATGCGAAAGAGTGAATCGCCCGTGAGCTTAGGTATAAATGGACAAGCTACTAAAATGGTTCCCACGAGTGAGATAGTGAAAAACAGAACCCCGCCCACCAAAAAAGTAGAAATAGTGAATGGCTCAAGCCGGGTTGTTAATAGAGCAAGCACAGTGAAGAGAGATACTGCATCTGCCCTGGTTAAGGcaccaaaaattaaagaatcTAGAGACGTCCCACCAATGGAGGAGCTAAAGGTTCTGCCATCTGATGAAGGTTTCAGCTGGGccaatgaaaattataattccTGGCAAAGGTCTATAGATGTTTGGTCCTTTGTTATTTCTCTACGTCTTCGCATTCTGTTGGACAATGCAAAATGGGCATATTTAGGAGGTTTTACAGAAGATAAGCAG AAAAACAGAAGGCGTAAAACTGCCTCATGGTTACGGGACCGCGTTCTGCAACTTGGTCCAACTTTTATCAAATTTGGGCAGTTATCCTCAACAAGGTCAGATCTGTTTCCAAGAGAGTTTGTGGATGAGCTTGCCAAGTTGCAG GATAGGGTACCTGCCTTTTCATCAAAAAAAGCAAGAGACTTAATTGAGAGTGAACTGGGAGCTTCAATTGAAATATTGTTCAAGGAGTTTGAAGACCAGCCAATTGCTGCAGCTAGTCTTGGTCAG GTGCATCGGGCTGTCCTACATAATGGAGAGAAAGTTGTTGTGAAAGTTCAGAGGCCTGGTCTGAAGAAACTTTTTGACATCGACCTAC GAAATTTAAAGCTAATTGCAGAGTATTTTCAGAGAAGTGAAACCTTTAGTGGAGCAACAAGAGATTGGATTGGTATATATGAAGAATGTGCTAC GCTTTTGTATCAAGAAATTGATTATATGAATGAAGGGAAGAATGCTGATAGATTCCGCCGGGATTTTCGAAATGTAAAGTGGGTTCGAGTACCT CTGGTGTTTTGGGATTATACTGCCACAAAGGTATTGACCTTGGAGAATGTTCCAG GCATTAAGATAAACCAGCGGGATATGTTAGATGCACAGGGTTTTGATCGTTCTCGCATTTCATCACACGCTATTGAAGCATACTTAATTCAG ATACTAAAAATGGGTTTCTTTCATGCTGATCCTCATCCTGGAAACCTTGCCATTGATGTGGATGAAACGATTATCTACTATGACTTTGGTATGATGGGAGAAATCAAATCTTTCACACAGGAGAGATTGCTTGAACTTTTCTATGCAATTTATGAAAAAGATGCAAAAAAG GTTATGCAAAGTCTTACAGATCTCGAAGCACTGCAACCCACAGGAGACATGTCATCA GTGAGGAGAtcagtgcaatttttcttggaCAATTTGTTAAGTCAGAGGCCAGATCAGCCGCAGACTTTAGCTGCAATTGGTGAG GATTTGTTTGCTATAGCCACAGATCAGCCAATCCGTTTTCCATCTACCATTACCTTTGTTCTAAAGGCATTTTCAACACTGGAAg GAATTGGCTACTCACTTGATCCAGATTTTTCCTTTGTGAAGATTGCTGCACCTTATGCACAG GAGCTTTTAGATATACGACAGCAGCAGCGAACTGGACCACAACTTGTGCAGGAGATAAAGAAACAAGCAGACGAT GCCAGAACCTACACCATGTCCATGCCATACAGTATCCAGAGGATAGAAGAATTTGTGAAACAACTTGAATCAGGAGACCTGAAACTTCGAGTTCGAGTACTTGAG TCTGAAAGAGCAGCTCGGAAGGCAACCATACTACAGATGGCTACCATGTACACAGTTTTAGGAGGTACCCTGCTAAGCCTTGGCGTCACATTAAGCAATCAAGGCAGTCAAGTTATCGCAAATGGTTCGTATGTTGGTGCAG GTGTTTTCTTGGTATTGTTTATTAGGTCCATGCAAAGGGTGAAAAGGCTAGATATATTTGAGAAGATGATATGA
- the LOC117926493 gene encoding protein ACTIVITY OF BC1 COMPLEX KINASE 7, chloroplastic-like, with translation MAAILASHSCYCRNVELMNQGRAVENLGFSSSISSQNFSKFERPTCHLPMADKSFRFQVEMRKSESPVSLGTNGRATKMVPTSEIVKNRTPPTKKVEIVNGSSRVVNGASIVKRDTASALVKAPKIKESRDLPPMEELKVLPSDEGFSWANENYNSWQRSIDVWSFVISLRLRILLDNAKWAYLGGFTEDKQKNRRHKTASWLRECVLQLGPTFIKLGQLSSTRSDLFPIEFVDELAKLQDRVPAFSSKKARGFIESELGASIKILFKEFEDQPIAAASLGQVHRAVLHNGEKVVVKVQRPGLKKLFDIDLRNLKLIAEYFQRSETFGGPTRDWIGIYEECATILYQEIDYINEGKNADRFRRDFRNVKWVRVPLVFWDYTATKVLTLEYVPGIKINRRDMLDARGFNRSRIASHAIEAYLIQILKTGFFHADPHPGNLAIDVDEAIIYYDFGMMGEIKSFTWERLLELFYAIYEKDAKKVMQSLIDLEALQPTGDMSPVRRSVQFFLDNLLSQTPDQQQTFAAIGEDLFAIATDQPFRFPSTFTFVLRAFSTLEGIGYSLDPDFSFVKIAAPYAQELLDTRQQQRSGPQLVQEIRKQADDARTYTMSMPYSVQRIEEIVKQLESGDLKLRVRVLESERAARKATILQMATMYTVLGGTLLNLGVTLGNQGSQVIANGSYVGAGVFLILFIRSMQRVKKLDKFEKMI, from the exons ATGGCGGCAATACTGGCTTCACACAGCTGCTATTGCCGCAATGTGGAGTTGATGAATCAAGGAAGAGCAGTAGAGAATCTCGGTTTCTCAAGCTCAATTTCTTCTCAGAATTTCTCAAAGTTCGAGAGGCCAACATGTCATCTGCCTATGGCTGATAAATCCTTTAGATTTCAAGTAGAGATGCGAAAGAGTGAATCGCCCGTGAGCTTAGGTACAAATGGACGAGCTACTAAAATGGTTCCCACGAGTGAGATAGTGAAAAACAGAACCCCGCCCACCAAAAAAGTAGAAATAGTGAATGGCTCAAGCCGGGTTGTTAATGGAGCAAGCATAGTGAAGAGAGATACTGCATCTGCCCTGGTTAAGGcaccaaaaattaaagaatcTAGAGATCTCCCACCAATGGAGGAGCTAAAGGTTCTGCCCTCTGATGAAGGTTTCAGCTGGGccaatgaaaattataattccTGGCAAAGGTCTATAGATGTTTGGTCCTTTGTTATTTCTCTACGTCTTCGCATTCTGTTGGACAATGCAAAATGGGCATATTTAGGAGGTTTTACAGAAGATAAGCAG AAAAACAGAAGGCATAAAACTGCCTCATGGTTGCGGGAATGTGTTCTGCAACTTGGTCCAACTTTTATCAAACTTGGGCAGTTATCTTCAACAAGGTCAGATCTGTTTCCAATAGAGTTTGTGGATGAGCTTGCCAAGTTGCAG GATAGGGTACCTGCTTTTTCATCAAAAAAAGCAAGAGGCTTCATTGAGAGTGAACTGGGAGcttcaattaaaatattgttCAAGGAGTTTGAAGACCAGCCAATTGCTGCAGCTAGTCTTGGTCAG GTGCATCGGGCTGTCCTACATAATGGAGAGAAAGTTGTTGTGAAAGTTCAGAGGCCTGGTCTCAAGAAACTTTTTGACATCGACTTAC GAAATTTAAAGCTAATTGCAGAGTATTTTCAGAGAAGTGAAACCTTTGGTGGTCCAACGAGAGATTGGATTGGTATATATGAAGAATGTGCTAC GATTTTGTATCAAGAAATTGATTATATAAATGAAGGGAAGAATGCTGATAGATTCCGCCGGGATTTTCGAAATGTAAAGTGGGTTCGAGTACCT CTGGTGTTTTGGGATTATACTGCCACAAAGGTGTTGACCTTGGAGTATGTTCCAG GCATTAAGATAAATCGGCGGGATATGCTAGATGCACGGGGTTTTAATCGTTCTCGTATTGCATCACACGCTATTGAAGCATACTTAATTCAG ATACTAAAAACGGGTTTCTTTCATGCTGATCCTCATCCCGGAAACCTTGCCATTGATGTTGATGAAGCAATTATCTACTATGACTTTGGTATGATGGGAGAAATCAAATCTTTCACATGGGAGAGATTGCTTGAACTTTTCTATGCAATTTATGAAAAAGATGCAAAAAAG GTTATGCAAAGTCTTATAGATCTTGAAGCACTGCAACCCACTGGAGACATGTCACCG GTGAGGAGAtcagtgcaatttttcttggaCAATTTGTTAAGTCAGACACCAGATCAGCAGCAGACTTTTGCTGCAATTGGTGAG GATTTGTTTGCTATAGCCACAGATCAGCCATTCCGTTTTCCATCTACCTTTACCTTTGTTCTGAGGGCATTTTCAACACTGGAAg GAATTGGCTACTCACTTGATCCAGATTTTTCCTTTGTGAAGATTGCTGCACCTTATGCACAG GAGCTTTTAGATACACGACAGCAGCAGCGAAGTGGGCCACAACTTGTGCAGGAGATAAGGAAACAAGCAGACGAT GCCAGAACCTACACCATGTCTATGCCATACAGTGTACAGAGGATAGAAGAAATTGTGAAACAACTTGAATCAGGAGACCTGAAACTTCGAGTTCGAGTACTTGAG TCTGAAAGAGCAGCTCGGAAGGCAACCATACTACAGATGGCTACCATGTACACAGTTTTAGGAGGTACCCTGCTGAACCTTGGCGTCACATTAGGCAATCAAGGCAGTCAAGTTATCGCAAATGGATCGTATGTTGGTGCAG GCGTTTTCTTGATATTGTTTATTAGGTCCATGCAAAGGGTGAAAAAGCTAGATAAATTTGAGAAGATGATATGA
- the LOC117926135 gene encoding disease resistance protein RPM1-like has protein sequence MADGAVNFLLEKLTTILVQKASLLGEAQGEIDEIKLELESMRSFLRDAERRKERSESVETWVRQVREVAYEIEDIVDEFLHHKERCWHGDGLKGFVQGVVNLPKDMTARHQISSKLQKLKAKVHEVSERSKRYGFDEINEGRRLGAACERWGELPIFADEDELVGMEENTQKMLEWLEEDEPHRTIFSIVGMGGLGKTTLVTKVYEKVKRDFDCWAWISVSQTNGSGELLRSMIKEFLEIKQVMVPSNLGSMNYMQLVRMLIDYLHPKRYVVVLDDVWSIDLWSQIRGVFPNNRNGSRIILTTRNENVAASVGIGNQIHRLQPLQDTDAWALFCKKAFWNDLGRSCPKELEPLARAIMKKCEGLPLAIVAVGGLMCSRNKTVAEWKKVYESINWQLSHNPMLEQVKSILLLSFNDLPFYLKHCFLYCCIFPDGYPIKRKKLIRLWVAEGFITERKGMTMEEIAEEYLTELIFRSMVQVTETNDEGRVKTCRVHDLMRELAMTTSEKEDFCTASDGREARLERKIHRLSVYNRGENIRLSGRMSRGLRSFFVFETDVSSPFSLNEVLAKFKLLRVLDLQGVSIETVPSSLLGLFNLRYLNLRETKVRELPKPLERLKNLQTLDVRNTNMERLPNGVSKLLKLRHLYMYHNNEGSSRTPSLLRSMQAPAGIWNARSLQTLVCIEAEEQLIKQIQNLTELRRLEITNLRAVDGPRLCASVQKMTSLIRLGVMAADGEELQLAALSLPPLVLQKLTLVGRLDGLPHWLGSLANLTHLHLGLSQLQQEIISSLNALYNLVFLQLKKAYDGEVLDFRIGWFPRLNKLNLLELRRLDSVRVEEGALPSIQELYLIRCPALKVLPEGIEYLTGLQKLHLEEMPEELVGRLRSDISEDQSKVQHIPTINHVFMEDQSWVIETL, from the coding sequence ATGGCAGATGGTGCTGTGAACTTCTTACTAGAGAAACTAACAACCATCCTAGTGCAAAAAGCCTCATTACTGGGAGAAGCACAAGGTGAAATTGATGAGATTAAGCTTGAATTAGAGAGCATGAGATCCTTCTTAAGAGATGCagagagaagaaaggaaaggagTGAATCAGTGGAAACATGGGTCAGGCAAGTGAGGGAAGTTGCATATGAAATTGAGGATATCGTTGATGAGTTCCTACATCACAAAGAAAGGTGTTGGCATGGGGATGGGCTCAAGGGTTTTGTCCAAGGTGTTGTCAACCTGCCCAAGGACATGACTGCAAGGCACCAAATCTCTTCAAAGCTGCAGAAGCTTAAGGCAAAGGTTCATGAAGTTTCAGAGAGAAGCAAGAGGTATGGTTTTGATGAGATCAATGAAGGAAGAAGACTAGGTGCAGCCTGTGAAAGGTGGGGAGAATTACCCATCTTTGCTGATGAAGATGAGTTAGTAGGGATGGAGGAAAACACACAGAAAATGCTTGAATGGTTGGAAGAAGATGAACCACACAGGACCATTTTCTCCATTGTGGGAATGGGTGGTTTAGGCAAGACTACTCTGGTCACTAAAGTCTACGAAAAGGTTAAGCGAGACTTTGACTGTTGGGCATGGATATCAGTTTCCCAAACAAATGGAAGTGGGGAGCTATTAAGAAGCATGATCAAAGAGTTTCTTGAGATCAAGCAAGTGATGGTTCCAAGCAACTTGGGGTCAATGAACTACATGCAGCTTGTGCGAATGCTCATAGACTATTTGCATCCAAAAAGGTATGTTGTCGTCTTAGATGATGTATGGAGCATAGATCTTTGGAGTCAAATCAGAGGTGTCTTCCCTAATAATAGAAATGGAAGCAGAATTATCCTCACAACAAGGAATGAGAATGTAGCTGCCTCTGTAGGAATTGGAAACCAAATTCATCGCCTTCAGCCCCTCCAAGATACTGATGCTTGGGCTCTCTTCTGCAAGAAGGCCTTTTGGAATGACCTGGGTCGCAGTTGTCCCAAAGAACTGGAACCATTAGCTCGTGCCATCATGAAGAAATGCGAAGGCCTGCCGCTTGCGATAGTGGCTGTTGGAGGGCTCATGTGCTCCAGAAACAAGACAGTTGCGGAATGGAAGAAGGTTTATGAAAGCATCAACTGGCAACTGAGCCACAATCCCATGCTTGAACAAGTGAAGAGCATATTGTTGTTGAGTTTCAATGATTTACCCTTCTACCTAAAGCACTGTTTCTTATACTGCTGCATTTTCCCTGATGGTTATCCAATCAAGAGGAAGAAGCTGATCAGGCTTTGGGTGGCAGAAGGGTTCATCACAGAAAGAAAAGGTATGACAATGGAGGAGATAGCAGAGGAGTACCTTACAGAGCTGATTTTTCGAAGCATGGTCCAAGTTACAGAGACTAATGATGAAGGAAGGGTGAAGACATGCCGAGTACACGACCTCATGCGTGAACTGGCCATGACAACATCTGAGAAGGAGGATTTCTGCACTGCATCTGATGGCAGAGAAGCAAGACTAGAAAGGAAGATCCACCGGTTATCAGTCTACAACAGAGGTGAAAACATCAGGTTGAGCGGGAGAATGTCACGTGGACTCCGCTCTTTCTTCGTCTTTGAGACTGATGTCTCCTCCCCATTCTCCCTGAATGAAGTGTTGGCCAAATTCAAACTACTGAGGGTCCTTGATTTGCAGGGAGTTTCCATTGAAACTGTGCCAAGCTCACTGCTTGGCCTATTCAATTTGAGGTACTTAAACCTGAGGGAGACAAAGGTGAGGGAGCTTCCTAAGCCTTTGGAAAGGCTCAAGAATCTACAGACCTTGGATGTCCGGAACACCAACATGGAGAGGCTTCCCAATGGAGTATCAAAGCTACTGAAACTACGACATCTGTACATGTATCACAACAATGAAGGGAGTTCCAGAACTCCCAGCCTTCTCAGAAGCATGCAGGCTCCTGCAGGAATATGGAATGCCCGGAGCTTGCAGACACTAGTATGCATCGAGGCAGAGGAGCAGCTTATCAAGCAAATCCAGAACCTGACTGAACTCAGAAGGTTGGAGATCACTAATTTGAGAGCAGTTGATGGGCCAAGACTCTGCGCTTCAGTTCAGAAGATGACAAGCCTTATCCGGCTAGGTGTAATGGCAGCTGATGGGGAAGAGCTTCAGCTGGCAGCTCTGTCTCTGCCCCCATTGGTTCTTCAAAAGCTAACACTGGTGGGAAGACTAGATGGCCTACCTCACTGGCTTGGATCACTGGCAAACCTCACTCACTTGCATCTGGGCTTGTCTCAACTGCAACAAGAAATAATTTCTTCTCTCAATGCTCTGTACAACCTGGTTTTCCTTCAGCTCAAGAAGGCTTATGATGGGGAGGTCCTGGACTTCAGGATCGGATGGTTTCCCAGGCTCAACAAACTGAATTTGCTGGAGCTCAGGCGATTGGATAGTGTAAGAGTAGAGGAGGGTGCACTGCCAAGCATCCAGGAGCTGTATCTGATTCGATGCCCGGCCTTGAAGGTACTTCCTGAGGGGATTGAATATCTTACCGGCCTTCAGAAGCTGCACTTGGAGGAAATGCCAGAAGAGCTTGTAGGAAGGCTGAGAAGTGATATTAGTGAAGATCAATCAAAGGTTCAACACATTCCTACAATCAATCATGTATTTATGGAAGATCAAAGTTGGGTAATTGAGACACTTTAA
- the LOC117926262 gene encoding uncharacterized protein LOC117926262 has translation MVVGVSSHFPVNFQVVTDNINHDKDVVVQKLRNTAVEDESCGQVLVVEREKTLAPKKETTVYAIATNIVWYRGLLACSGLSEVNGNMARKHADVNDTEKPLKKLKMLGYIYICSFFGIEI, from the exons ATGGTTGTGGGTGTAAGTTCCCACTTCCCAGTCAACTTTCAG GTAGTTACAGACAACATCAACCATGACAAGGATGTTGTGGTTCAGAAGCTTAGGAACACTGCAGTAGAAGATGAAAGCTGTGGGCAGGTTTTGGttgttgagagagagaagaCTTTAGCCCCCAAAAAGGAAACTACCGTTTATGCCATTGCAACCAACATTGTTTGGTACAGAGGCCTTTTGGCTTGCTCTGGACTATCAGAAGTCAATGGCAACATGGCAAGAAAGCATGCTGATGTGAATGATACTGAAAAGCCtttgaagaaattgaaaatgcTAGGGTACATATACATTTGCTCCTTTTTTGGCATAGAAATTTGA